The sequence GGCCGTCGATGTTCGCGGTCACGCCCGTCGGAACGGGAACCGGCCTTTTACCGATGCGGCTCATCAGAACACCTCCGCGAGCACTTCGCCGCCGACATTCTGGTCGCGTGCTTCGGCATCCGAAAGCACGCCACGCGGCGTCGAGACGATGGTCATGCCGAGGCCGTTGCGGACGCGCGGCAGCTCCTTGGAGCCCGAATAGACGCGGCGGCCCGGCTTCGAGACGCGTGCGACGTGCTGGATCGCGGGCTGACCCTCGAAATACTTCAGCTCGATGCGCAGGCCAGGATGCTCGCCGAGCTGCTCCTCGGAATAGCCACGGATGTAACCCTCGCGCTGCAGCACGTCGAGCACGCGGGCGCGCAGCTTCGACGCCGGGCTCAGCACGCTGTCCTTGCGGGCGCGCTGACCGTTGCGGATGCGGGTGAGCAGATCGCCCAGGGGATCGTTGATCGCCATATCTAAACCCTTACCAGCTCGACTTGACGACGCCGGGGATCATGCCCCGCGTGGCAAGCTGCCGCAGCATGACGCGGCCCAGACCGAACTTGCGATAGACGCCACGCGGACGGCCGGTGAGCTCGCAACGGTTGCGCACGCGCGTCGGATTGCCGTTGCGCGGGATCTCGGCCAGCTTCAGCCGCGCGATCAGGCGCTCGGTCTCGTCCACGGACTGGTCGTCCGCGATCGCCTTGAGCCGGGCATATTTGCCGGCATACTTCTTAACGAGCTTCTTGCGATGCTCGTTCTTGTTGATCGAACTCAGTTTCGCCATCGACTTAAGTCCTTTGCCGCGCCGGCCATCCGGCGCGGGGAGAAATGGTTAGGCGGCCTGCTTCTGCTCGGCGGCCGGCTGCGGGAACGGGAAACCGAACAGACGGAGCAGCTCGCGCGCTTCCTCGTCGGTCTTCGCGCTCGTCTGGACGATCACGTCCATGCCGCGAACCGTGCTGACCTGGTCGTAGCTGATCTCGGGGAAGATCAGCTGCTCCTTGAGGCCGGTCGCATAATTGCCACGGCCGTCGAACGACTTGTCCGACAGGCCGCGGAAATCGCGGACGCGCGGCAGCGCGATCGTCACGAAGCGGTCGAGAAACTCGTACATCCGCTCGCGACGCAGCGTCACCTTGCAGCCGATCGGCATGCCTTCACGCAGCTTGAACTGCGCGATCGACTTCTTGGCCTTGGTGACCACCGCCTTCTGACCGGCGATCGCCGTCATCTCGGTGGCGGCCTGCTCGACCTTCTTCTTGTCCTGCGTGGCCTCGCCGACGCCCATGTTCAGCACGATCTTCTCGAGCTTCGGGATCTGCATCGGGTTGGTGTAGCCGAACTTCTCCGTCATCGCCTTGGCGATGCTGTCGTCGTACAGCTTCTTGAGGCGGGGCGTGTAGCCATCAGCCATCGATCTTCTCCCCGGTCTTGACGGCGACGCGAACCTTCTTGCCGTCCTGGGTTTCAAACCGAACGCGCGTCGGCTTGCCGTCCGCGGTCGCCAGCGCGACCTTGGAAATGTGCATCGGCGCTTCGACCTTCTCCAGCCCGCCCTGCGGGTTGGACTGGCTCGGCTTGCGGTGGCGGGTCGCGACGTTCACGCCGGACACGATCACCTTGCCGTCCTTGGGCATCGCCTTGGTGACGGTGCCGGTCTTGCCCTTGTCCTTGCCGGACAGGACGATGACGGGGTCACCCTTCTTGATCTTGGCAGCCGACATCACAGCACCTCGGGCGCGAGCGAAATGATCTTCATGTGCCCTGCGGCGCGCAGCTCGCGCACCACCGGCCCGAAGATACGGGTGCCGATCGGCTCCCCGTTATTCTTGTTGATCAGCACCGCGGCGTTACCGTCGAAACGGATGGTCGAGCCGTCCGCACGATTGATGTCCTTGGCGGTGCGGACGATCACGGCGCGGTGAACGTCGCCCTTCTTGACCTTGGCGCGCGGTGCCGCCTCCTTGATGGAGACGACGATGACGTCGCCGACGCTCGCGAAGCGACGCTTCGAGCCGCCGAGCACCTTGATGCACTGGACGCGCTTGGCGCCCGAATTGTCGGCCACGTCGAGGGTGGACTGCATCTGGATCATGGTTCAGTCCTCCTGCTTACGCCGTGTGGGCTTCGGGGGTACGGTGGGTATCGAGCGCCTCGATCACCCGCCACGTCTTCAGCTTGGAGATCGGTGCGCATTCCTCGATGCGGACCGTCTGGCCTTCCTTGAAGACGTTGCCCTCGTCATGGGCATGATACTTCTTCGAACGACGGATGATCTTGCTGTAGAGCGGGTGCTTCACCCGGCGCTCCACCAGCACAACCACCGTCTTGTCGGTCTTGTCGGACACCACAGTGCCCGTCAGCACGCGCTTCGGCATCTGAAGTGGCTCCTTACTTGGCAGCCGAGCGCGTGCGCTCGGTCTGCAGCGTCTTGATCTGCGCGATGGTGCGGCGCACTTCCTTCACCCGGCTCGGCTTTTCGAGCTGGTTGGTGGCGGCCTGAAAGCGCAGGTTGAACTGCTCACGCTTCAGCTCGGAGAGCTGGGTGGACAGCTGGTCGTCGGTCGCGACCTTGAGATCGGCAATCTTCGCCATTGTCACACAGCCTCGTGCACGGACTCGCCCAGACGGGCGACGACCTTGGTCTTGATCGGCAGCTTTTCCATCGCGCGCTCGAAGGCGACGCGGGCGATCGGGCCGGGGACGCCGTCGAGCTCGAACAGGATACGGCCCGGCTTCACGCGTGCCGCCCAGAATTCGGGCGCACCCTTACCCGAGCCCATGCGGACTTCGGCAGGCTTGCTCGACACCGGAACGTCCGGGAAGATGCGGATCCACAAGCGGCCCTGGCGCTTGATATGGCGCGTGATCGCACGGCGCGCCGCCTCGATCTGGCGGGCGGTGATGCGATCCGGCTCCAGCGCCTTGAGGCCGAAAGCCCCGAAATTGAGCGCAGTGCCGCCTTTGGCATCGCCGTGGATGCGGCCCTTGTGGGCCTTGCGGAACTTGGTGCGCTTCGGTTGCAGCATGTTCTCTAACCTTCAAACACCGCGATCAAGACGCGGCCGATAAGGCGGGCGGAGGGCTAAAGCCTCAGCGCGCCGGACGAACTCCGGAAGTCTGCGCTTCCATCATCAGACGGTCCTGCGCGAGCGGGTCATGGCCCAGGATCTCACCCTTGAAGATCCAGACCTTGACGCCGCACACACCGTAAGCGGTGTGGGCTTCCGCCTCGGCATAGTCGACGTTGGCGCGCAGCGTGTGCAGTGGCACCCGACCCTCGCGATACCATTCGGTCCGCGCGATCTCCGCGCCGCCCAGACGGCCGGCGCAGGTGATGCGGATGCCCTCGGCACCGAGGCGCAGCGCCGACTGCACCGCGCGCTTCATCGCGCGACGGAAGGCGATACGACGCTCGAGCTGATCGGCGACGCCCTGCGCGACGAGCTTCGAGTCGATCTCCGGCTTGCGGATCTCGACGATGTTGAGGCTCACCTCCGACGAGGTCATCTTGCCCAGCGTCCGGCGCAGCTTCTCGATGTCCGCGCCCTTCTTGCCGATGATCACGCCCGGGCGTGCGGCATAGATGGAGATGCGGGCGAGCTTCGCCGGCCGCTCGATCACGACCTTGCTGATCGCGGCCTGCGGGTGATGCTTGAAGATGTACTGGCGGATCTTGAGATCCTCCAGCAGCAGCCGGGCATAGTCGGCGCCTTCCGCATACCAGCGGCTGTCCCACGTGCGGTTGATCTGCAACCGCATGCCGATCGGGTTCGACTTGTGACCCATTATGCTTCTTCCTGCTCGCGGACGACCACACGGATCCGGCTGAACGGCTTGACGATGCGCGCGCTGCGGCCGCGGGCGCGGGTCGCGAAACGCTTCATCACGAGGCCCTTGCCAACCGACGCTTCCTGGACGACCAGCGCGTCGACATCGAGATTGTGATTGTTCTCGGCATTCGCAATGGCCGAGGCCAGGCACTTCCGCACGTCGATCGCCATCGCCTTCTTGGAGAAAGCGAGGATGTTGAGCGCGTCGCCGGCCTTCTTGCCGCGGATCAGGCCCGCGACGAGATTGAGCTTGTACGGCGAACCGCGCACCGAGGTGTTGACGGCAAGGGCTTCCTTGTCGCCCACCTTGCGGGGGGATGCAGGCTTGCTCATCAGCGCTTGCCCTTCTTGTCGGCGGCGTGGCCCGGGAAGTAGCGCGTGGGCGCGAACTCGCCGAGCTTCATGCCGACCATGTCTTCGTTGACCGACACCGGCACGAACTTGCGGCCGTTGTAGACGTTGAACGTCAGGCCGACGAACTGGGGCAGGATCGTCGAACGACGCGACCAGGTCTTGATCGCCCCGCGCGTGCCGCCTTCCTGCGCCGTTTCAGCCTTCTTGAGCAGGCTCAGTTCGACGAACGGGCCCTTCCATACAGAACGAGCCATCTATCAGCCCTTCTTCTTTGCGTGACGTGACCGGATGATCATCTTGTCCGTCGACTTGTTCTTGCGAGTGCGATGGCCCTTGGTGGGCTTGCCCCACGGAGTCACCGGGTGACGACCGCCCGAGGTACGGCCTTCGCCGCCGCCATGGGGGTGATCCACCGGGTTCTTCGCGACGCCGCGGGTGAGCGGACGCTGGCCGAGCCAGCGATTGCGGCCTGCCTTGGCGAGATAGGTGTTGGCGTTGTCGGGGTTCGACACCGCGCCCACCGTGCACATGCAATCCGAACGGATGTAGCGCTGCTCGCCCGAGTTAAGACGGACCATCACCATGCCGCGATCACGGCCGACGATCTGCGCATAGGTGCCTGCGGCACGCGCGATCTGACCACCCTTGCTGGGCTTCATCTCGACATTGTGGACGATCGTG is a genomic window of Sphingomonas nostoxanthinifaciens containing:
- the rpsH gene encoding 30S ribosomal protein S8 is translated as MAINDPLGDLLTRIRNGQRARKDSVLSPASKLRARVLDVLQREGYIRGYSEEQLGEHPGLRIELKYFEGQPAIQHVARVSKPGRRVYSGSKELPRVRNGLGMTIVSTPRGVLSDAEARDQNVGGEVLAEVF
- the rpsN gene encoding 30S ribosomal protein S14 — its product is MAKLSSINKNEHRKKLVKKYAGKYARLKAIADDQSVDETERLIARLKLAEIPRNGNPTRVRNRCELTGRPRGVYRKFGLGRVMLRQLATRGMIPGVVKSSW
- the rplE gene encoding 50S ribosomal protein L5 yields the protein MADGYTPRLKKLYDDSIAKAMTEKFGYTNPMQIPKLEKIVLNMGVGEATQDKKKVEQAATEMTAIAGQKAVVTKAKKSIAQFKLREGMPIGCKVTLRRERMYEFLDRFVTIALPRVRDFRGLSDKSFDGRGNYATGLKEQLIFPEISYDQVSTVRGMDVIVQTSAKTDEEARELLRLFGFPFPQPAAEQKQAA
- the rplX gene encoding 50S ribosomal protein L24 — translated: MSAAKIKKGDPVIVLSGKDKGKTGTVTKAMPKDGKVIVSGVNVATRHRKPSQSNPQGGLEKVEAPMHISKVALATADGKPTRVRFETQDGKKVRVAVKTGEKIDG
- the rplN gene encoding 50S ribosomal protein L14, producing MIQMQSTLDVADNSGAKRVQCIKVLGGSKRRFASVGDVIVVSIKEAAPRAKVKKGDVHRAVIVRTAKDINRADGSTIRFDGNAAVLINKNNGEPIGTRIFGPVVRELRAAGHMKIISLAPEVL
- the rpsQ gene encoding 30S ribosomal protein S17; the encoded protein is MPKRVLTGTVVSDKTDKTVVVLVERRVKHPLYSKIIRRSKKYHAHDEGNVFKEGQTVRIEECAPISKLKTWRVIEALDTHRTPEAHTA
- the rpmC gene encoding 50S ribosomal protein L29; amino-acid sequence: MAKIADLKVATDDQLSTQLSELKREQFNLRFQAATNQLEKPSRVKEVRRTIAQIKTLQTERTRSAAK
- the rplP gene encoding 50S ribosomal protein L16; this encodes MLQPKRTKFRKAHKGRIHGDAKGGTALNFGAFGLKALEPDRITARQIEAARRAITRHIKRQGRLWIRIFPDVPVSSKPAEVRMGSGKGAPEFWAARVKPGRILFELDGVPGPIARVAFERAMEKLPIKTKVVARLGESVHEAV
- the rpsC gene encoding 30S ribosomal protein S3, producing MGHKSNPIGMRLQINRTWDSRWYAEGADYARLLLEDLKIRQYIFKHHPQAAISKVVIERPAKLARISIYAARPGVIIGKKGADIEKLRRTLGKMTSSEVSLNIVEIRKPEIDSKLVAQGVADQLERRIAFRRAMKRAVQSALRLGAEGIRITCAGRLGGAEIARTEWYREGRVPLHTLRANVDYAEAEAHTAYGVCGVKVWIFKGEILGHDPLAQDRLMMEAQTSGVRPAR
- the rplV gene encoding 50S ribosomal protein L22; its protein translation is MSKPASPRKVGDKEALAVNTSVRGSPYKLNLVAGLIRGKKAGDALNILAFSKKAMAIDVRKCLASAIANAENNHNLDVDALVVQEASVGKGLVMKRFATRARGRSARIVKPFSRIRVVVREQEEA
- the rpsS gene encoding 30S ribosomal protein S19 gives rise to the protein MARSVWKGPFVELSLLKKAETAQEGGTRGAIKTWSRRSTILPQFVGLTFNVYNGRKFVPVSVNEDMVGMKLGEFAPTRYFPGHAADKKGKR
- the rplB gene encoding 50S ribosomal protein L2, whose amino-acid sequence is MALKHYNPTSPARRGLILVDRSQLHKGKPVKALTEGLSKSGGRNNQGHATARGIGGGHKQKYRFVDFKRRRWDDPATVERLEYDPNRSAFIALVKYADGELSYILAPQRLAAGDVVVASKKADVKPGNAMEIGQAPVGTIVHNVEMKPSKGGQIARAAGTYAQIVGRDRGMVMVRLNSGEQRYIRSDCMCTVGAVSNPDNANTYLAKAGRNRWLGQRPLTRGVAKNPVDHPHGGGEGRTSGGRHPVTPWGKPTKGHRTRKNKSTDKMIIRSRHAKKKG